The sequence CGGTCGAGCCGGAGGAATTGAGGATTTTATATATTATAATAACCTCGTTGGAGGTAATGGTTCAGTAAAACATACCGGTGATAACCTCACCGGAGCAGGTGACGGGGATGATGAACAAATTAAGGTTGACTTAGCTCTTGTACCTGCCCATGTCGAAAAGATTGCCTTTACCGTTACAATTCATGACGCGGTTCAAAGATCCCAGAACTTTGGTCAAGTATCAAATTCCTTTGTCCGAGTTGTTAATGAAACCAATGGACAAGAAGTTATGCGCTACGATTTAGGTGAAGATTTTTCTGTTGAAACAGCACTTGTAGTTTGCGAATTATATCGTCACCAAGGAGAATGGAAGTTTAATGCTATTGGCAGTGGCTTCTCAGGAGGACTGGCTGCTCTTTGCACAAACTATGGGTTAGATGTAAATTAGTATAATCGTCGATGAGGCGTCCCAATATTTGGGGCGCTTTTTAATTTGCATGAGTATATTTATGCATTTTCTTTCATATATGGGAGTTTGGCAGTAATACACTCATATTTGCTGGAATATACTAAAAATTAGTCTGTTGTGAGCCTTTCTGCTGTTTGATGTTTATGTAGTCGTTGCATACAATGGTAGAGCAACATCCATGTAGGACATCAGGGAGGTAATAATTAATGCTTAAAATGGGGAGCCGACCCATAAATCGATTTCTGAGCTTATGTATTTTATTGGCTGGGGTGGTACTCGTATGGGGTACAATTGTAACTTCTCACGGCGGGGACTGGCTTGTAAGAGGATTAAGGTTTTTTACGGAAGAAGGTGCGGGTCGTTCACTTACCTGGAAAGTGGATGGACTGACGATATTCTTCCTTTTTATTTTGCTCTTAGGCCAATGCTTATCTTCTCTTTATGCGATGGGATACCTAAAAGAATATGAGGAAGGAAATAAGTCTCTTTGGCCGTTTTATGGTGCTTGGTTTCTATTCCTTGGCAGTATGGTTAGTGTTCTGCTGGCAGATGATGGCTTTACCTTTTTATTGACTTGGGAAATGATGTCCTTATTTTCTTTTTTCTTAGTTCTCTATGAGCATGAAAATCCCCAAAACCGCAAGGCAGCCTATATTTACCTAATTATGACTCATGTCGGAACGGTCTTCTTGACCGCAGCAACCCTGTATTTATATACAAAAACCGGAAGCTTTGCTTTTCAGGTCTGGGCCGATTCGTCTTCGACACTTTCTACTAGTCAACTCAATTTGCTTTTTATAGCTTTCTTTATAGGATTGGGGACAAAGGCGGGTCTTGTCCCGTTACATATTTGGCTGCCCTACGCCCATTCTTCTGCACCAAGCCCTGTCTCTTCACTGATGTCGGGGGTCATGGTTAAAGTGGCGCTTTACCTCTTTTTAAGAATAGTTTGGCTTGCTTTTGGGCCGGGGATGGCTTGGTGGGGATGGTTATTCTTACTGGTTGGTGCTCTATCTGCCACTGTCGGAATACTCTTAGCG comes from Desulfosporosinus meridiei DSM 13257 and encodes:
- a CDS encoding TerD family protein, with the translated sequence MGISLQKGQKIDLTKGNPGLTKIIVGLGWDTNKYSGGSDFDLDASVFLLDKNGRAGGIEDFIYYNNLVGGNGSVKHTGDNLTGAGDGDDEQIKVDLALVPAHVEKIAFTVTIHDAVQRSQNFGQVSNSFVRVVNETNGQEVMRYDLGEDFSVETALVVCELYRHQGEWKFNAIGSGFSGGLAALCTNYGLDVN